The DNA window AGGTGTTGCTGTTGTGGCTGTAGTAGGGGCTacagttgtagtaggagctgtagTAGGTTCTGCAGTTGTAGTGGTAAAAAGAGATACATTTGTTGTCGTatgagctgcagttgtcgtaggagctgctgttgtcgtaggagctgcagttgtcgttgcaggtgttgctgttgtagaggtCATAGGAGCTTCAGTTGAAGCTGTCGTAGAGGgtgtggttgttgtcggagctTCAGTTGTAGCTGTCGtagttggtgtggttgttgtcggagctTCAGTTGTAGCTGTCGtagttggtgtggttgttgtcggagcttcagttgttgtagttgctgtagttttagctgttcaggagctacagttgttgtagtaggagctacagttgtaggTTCAGCTGCTGTAGTGCTCGTAAGAGCAAGTAATGTTGTAGTAGGATCTGCAGTTGTGCTTGTTGCTGTAGGTGCAATGGTGGTTGTCGTAGTAGTTGCTGCAGTCATAGTGGTTGTAGGAGCTAAAgttgtagaaggtgctgcagttgaggttgtcgtaggagctgcagaAGTAGCtgttgtaggagctacagttgttgtcgCTGGAGCTGCTTTTGTCGTCAGAGAAGCTGCTGATgtcgtaggagcttcagttgtcatagtaggagctgcagttgtcgtagtaggtgctacagttgtcgtagtaggtgctgcagttgtcgtagtaggtgctgcagttgttgtagtaggtgctgcagttgtcgtagtaggtgctgcaggTTGTcgaagtaggtgctgcagttgtcgtagtaggtgtgGCAGTTGtcgtaggtgctgcagttgttgtagtaggtgcAGGAGTTGTCGTGGATAGCTGCTGTTGTCTTTGTAGGTgctacagttgtggttgtcgtagtaggttcaATTGTAGTTTCTGTCGCAGGTCCtccagttgtagttgttgtagtatcTACAGCTGTTGTAGTAAGAGCTGCCGTGGTTGTCGAAGGTGTTGCTGTTGTGGCTGTAGTAGGGGCTacagttgtagtaggagctgtagTAGGTTCTGCAGTTGTAGTGGTAAAAGAGATACAGTTGCTGTCGTATGAGCTGCAGTTGTCATAGGAGCTGCTGTTGTcttaggagctgcagttgtcgtaggagctgcagttgtcgttgCAGTGTTTGCTGTTGTAGAGgtcgtaggagcttcagttgtagcTGTCGTAGAGGgtgtggttgttgtcggagctTCAGTTGTTGTAGTTGCTGTAGTTTTAGCTGTTtcaggagctacagttgttgtagtaggagctacagtttgTAGGTTCAGCTGCTGTAGTGCTCGTAAGAGCAAGTATGTAGTAGGATCTGCAGTTGTGCTTGTTGCTGTAGGTACAATGGTGGTTGTCGTAGTAGTTGCTGCAGTCATAGTGGTTGTAGGAGCTAAAgttgtagaaggtgctgcagttgaggttgtcgtaggagctgcagaAGTAGCtgttgtaggagctacagttgtcggCGCTGGAGCTGCTTTTGTCGTCGTAGAAGCTGCTGATGTCGTAGGAACTTCAATTGTCATTGTAGGTGCtgtagttgtcgtagtaggtgctgcagttgtcgtaggtgctgcagttgtcgtagtaggtgctgcagttgtcgtggATGCTGCTGTTGTCTTTGGTAGGTgctacagttgtggttgtcgtagtaggttcaATTGTAGTTTCTGTCGCAGGTGCtccagttgtagttgttgtagtattTACAGCTGTTGTAGTAAGAGCTGCCGTGGTTTGTCGAAAGTGTTGCTGTTGTGGCTGTAGTAAAGGCTacagttgtagtaggagctgtagTAGGTTCTGCAGTTGTAGTGGTAAAAAGAGATACAGTTGTTGTCGTTATGAGCTgctgttgtcgtaggagctgctgttgtcgtaggagctgctgttgtcgtaggagctgcagttgtcgttgcaggtgttgctgttgtagaggtcgtaggagcttcagttgtagcTGTCGtagttggtgtggttgttgtcggagctTCAGTTGTAGCTGTCGtagttggtgtggttgttgtcggagctTCAGTTGTTGTAGTTGCTGTAGTTTTAGCTGTTtcaggagctacagttgttgtagtaggagctacagttgtaggTTCAGCTGCTGTAGTGCTCATAAGAGCAAGGATAGTTGTAGTAGGATCTGCAGTTGTGCTTGTTGCTGTAGGTGCAATGGTGGTTGTCGTAGTAGTTGCTGCAGTCATAGTGGTTGTAGGAGCTAAAGTTGTAGAAGGTTCTGCAGTTgaggttgtcgtaggagctgcagaAGAAGCtgttgtaggagctacagttgtcgtCGCTGGAGCTGCTTTTGTCGTCAGAGAAGCTGCTGAtgtcgtaggagctgcagttgttgtagtaggtgctgcagttgtcgtagtaggtgctgcagttgtcatagtaggtgctgcagttgtcgtagtaggtgctgcagttgtcgaagtaggtgctgcagttgtcgaagtaggtgctgcagttgtcgaagtaggtgctgcagttgtcatAGTAGGTGTCGCAGTTGtggtaggtgctgcagttgttgtagtagggtgctgcagttgtcgtggatgctgctgttgtctttgtaggtgctgcagttgtggttgtcgtagtaggtgcaaTTGAAGTTTCTGTCGCAGGTGCTCCAGTTGTAGTTGTAGTATCTAGAGCTGTTGTATTAAGAGCTGCCGTGGTTGTCGAAGGTGTTGCTGTTGTGGCTGTAGTAGGGGCTacagttgtagtaggagctgtagTAGGTTCTGCAGTTGTAGTGGTAAAAAGAGATACATTTGTTGTCGTatgagctgcagttgtcgtaggagctgctgttgtcgtaggagctgcagttgtcgttgcaggtgttgctgttgtagaggtCATAGGAGCTTCAGTTGAAGCTGTCGTAGAGGgtgtggttgttgtcggagctTCAGTGTAGCTGTCGtagttggtgtggttgttgtcggagctTCAGTTGTAGCTGTCGtagttggtgtggttgttgtcggagctTCAGTTGTTGTAGTTGCTGTAGTTTTAGCTGTTtcaggagctacagttgttgtaataggagctacagttgtaggTTCAGCTGCTGTAGTGCTCGTAAGAGCAAGTAATGTTGTAGTAGGATCTGCAGTTGTGCTTGTTGCTGTAGGTGCAATGGTGGTTGTCGTAGTAGTTGCTGCAGTCATAGTGGTTGTAGGAGCTAAAgttgtagaaggtgctgcagttgaggttgtcgtaggagctgcagaAGTAGCtgttgtaggagctacagttgttgtcgCTGGAGCTGCTTTTGTCGTCAGAGAAGCTGCTGATgtcgtaggagcttcagttgtcatagtaggagctgcagttgtcgtagtaggtgctgcagttgtcgtagtaggtgctgcagttgtcgtagtaggtgctgcagttgtcgtagtaggtgctgcagttgtcgtagtaggtgctgcagttgtcgaagtaggtgctgcagttgtcgtagtaggtgtcgCAGTTGtcgtaggtgctgcagttgttgtagtaggtgcAGCAGTTGTCGTGGATGCTGCTGTTGTCTTTGTAGGTgctacagttgtggttgtcgtagtaggttcaATTGTAGTTTCTGTCGCAGGTGCtccagttgtagttgttgtagtatcTACAGCTGTTGTAGTAAGAGCTGCCGTGGTTGTCGAAAGTGTTGCTGTTGTGGCTGTAGTAAAGGCTacagttgtagtaggagctgtagTAGGTTTTGCAGTTGTAGTGGTAAAAGAGATACAGTTGTTGTCGTATGAGCTgctgttgtcgtaggagctgctgttgtcgtaggagctgcagttgtcgttgcaggtgttgctgttgtagaggtcgtaggagcttcagttgtagcTGTCGtagttggtgtggttgttgtcggagctTCAGTTGTAGCTGTCGtagttggtgtggttgttgtcggagctTCAGTTGTTGTAGTTGCTGTAGTTTTAGCTGTTTCAGGAGCTaaagttgttgtagtaggagctacagttgtaggTTCAGCTGCTGTAGTGCTCGTAAGAGCAAGTAATGTTGTAGTAGGATCTGCAGTTGTGCTTGTTGCTGTAGGTGCAATGGTGGTTGTCGTAGTAGTTGCTGCAGTCATAGTGGTTGTAGGAGCTAAAGTTGTAGAAGGTTCTGCAGTTgaggttgtcgtaggagctgcagaAGAAGCtgttgtaggagctacagttgtcgtTGCTGGAGCTGCTTTTGTCGTCAGAGAAGCTGCTGAtgtcgtaggagctgcagttgttgtagtaggtgctgcagttgtcgtagtaggtggtGCAGTTGTcatagtaggtgctgcagttgtcgtagtaggtgctgcagttgtcgtagtaggtgtcgCAGTTGtggtaggtgctgcagttgttgtagtaggtgctgcagGTGTCGTGGATGCTGCTGTTGTCTttgtaggtgctgcagttgtggttgtcgtagtatGTGCAATTGAAGTTTCTGTCACAGGTGCTCCAGTTGTAGTTGTAGTATCTAGAGCTGTTGTATTAAGAGCTGCCGTGGTTGTTGAAGGTGTTGCTGTTGTGGCTGTAGTAGGGGCTACAGTTGTAGGAGGAGCTGTAGTATGTTCTGCAGTTGTAGTGGTAAAAAGAGACACAGTTGTTGTCGTatgagctgcagttgtcgtaggagctgctgttgtcgtaggagctgcagttgtcgttgcaggtgttgctgttgtagaggtCATAGGAGCTTCAGTTGAAGCTGTCGTAGAGGGgtgtggttgttgtcggagctTCAGTCGtagttggtgtggttgttgtcggagctTCAGTTGTAGCTGTCGtagttggtgtggttgttgtcggagctTCAGTTGTTGTAGTTGCTGTAGATTTAGCTGTTtcaggagctacagttgttgtagtaggagctacagttgtaggTTCAGCTGCTGTAGTGCTCGTAAGAGCAAGTAATGTTGTAGTAGGATCTGCAGTTGTGCTTGTTGTAGTAGGTGCAATGGTGGTTGTCGTAGTTGTTGCTGCAGTCATAGTGGTTGTAGGAGCTAAAgttgtagaaggtgctgcagttgaggttgtcgtaggagctgcagaAGTAGCtgttgtaggagctacagttgtcgtCGCTGGAGCTGCTTTTGTCGTCGTAGAAGCTGCTGATGTCGTAGGAACTTCAATTGTCATAGTAGGTGCtgtagttgtcgtagtaggtgctgcagttgtcgtagtaggtgttgcagttgtcgtagtaggtgttgCAGTTGTCGtagaaggtgctgcagttgtcgtggATGCTGCTGTTGTCTTTGTAGGTgctacagttgtggttgtcgtagtaggttcaATTGAAGTTTCTGTCGCAGGTGCtccagttgtagttgttgtagtatcTACAGCTGTTGTAGTAAGAGCTGCCGTGGTTGTCGAAAGTGTTGCTGTTGTGGCTGTAGTAAAGGCTacagttgtagtaggagctgtagTAGGTTTTGCAGTTGTAGTGGTAAAAAGAGATACAGTTGTTGTCGTATGAGCTgctgttgtcgtaggagctgctgttgtcgtaggagctgcagttgtcgttgcaggtgttgctgttgtagaggtcgtaggagcttcagttgtagcTGTCGtagttggtgtggttgttgtcggagctTCAGTTGTAGCTGTCGtagttggtgtggttgttgtcggagctTCAGTTGTTGTAGTTGCTGTAGTTTTAGCTCTTTCAGGAGCTaaagttgttgtagtaggagctacagttgtaggTTCAGCTGCTGTAGTGCTCGTAAGAGCAAGTAATGTTGTAGTAGGATCTGCAGTTGTGCTTGTTGCTGTAGGTGCAATGGTGGTTGTCGTAGTAGTTGCTGCAGTCATAGTGGTTGTAGGAGCTAAAGTTGTAGAAGGTTCTGCAGTTgaggttgtcgtaggagctgcagaAGAAGCtgttgtaggagctacagttgtcgtTGCTGGAGCTGCTTTTGTCGTCAGAGAAGCTGCTGAtgtcgtaggagctgcagttgttgtagtaggtgctgcagttgtcgtagtaggtggtGCAGTTGTcatagtaggtgctgcagttgtcgtagtaggtgctgcagttgtcgtagtaggtgctgcagttgtcgtagtaggtgtcgCAGTTGtggtaggtgctgcagttgttgtagtaggtgctgcagttgtcgtggatgctgctgttgtctttgtaggtgctgcagttgtggttgtcgtagtaggtgcaaTTGAAGTTTCTGTCGCAGGTGCTCCAGTTGTAGTTGTAGTATCTAGAGCTGTTGTATTAAGAGCTGCCGTGGTTGTTGAAGGTGTTGCTGTTGTGGCTGTAGTAGGGGCTacagttgtagtaggagctgtagTATGTTCTGCAGTTGTAGTGGTAAAAAGAGACACAGTTGTTGTCGTAttagctgcagttgtcgtaggagctgctgttgtcgtaggagctgcagttgtcgttgcaggtgttgctgttgtagaggtCATAGGAGCTTCAGTTGAAGCTGTCGTAGAGGgtgtggttgttgtcggagctTCAGTCGtagttggtgtggttgttgtcggagctTCAGTTGTAGCTGTCGtagttggtgtggttgttgtcggagctTCAGTTGTTGTAGTTGCTGTAGTTTTAGCTGTTtcaggagctacagttgttgtagtaggagctacagttgtaggTTCAGCTGCTGTAGTGCTCGTAAGAGCAAGTAATGTTGTAGTAGGATCTGCAGTTGTGCTTGTTGCTGTAGGTGCAATGGTGGTTGTCTTAGTAGTTGCTGCAGTCATAGTGGTTGTAGGAGCTAAAGTTGTAGAAAGTTCTGCATTTgaggttgtcgtaggagctgcagaAGAAGCtgttgtaggagctacagttgtcgtCGCTGGAGCTGCTTTTGTCGTCAGAGAAGCTGCTGAtgtcgtaggagctgcagttgttgtagtaggtgctgcagttttcgtagtaggtgctgcagttgtcatagtaggtgctgcagttgtcgtagtaggtgctgcagttgtcgaagtaggtgctgcagttgtcgtagtaggtgtcgCAGTTGtggtaggtgctgcagttgttgtagtaggtgctgcagttgtcgtggatgctgctgttgtctttgtaggtgctgcagttgtggttgtcgtagtaggtgcaaTTGAAGTTTCTGTCGCAGGTGCTCCAGTTGTAGTTGTAGTATCTAGAGCTGTTGTATTAAGAGCTGCCGTGGTTGTTGAAGGTGTTGCTGTTGTGGCTGTAGTAGGGGCTacagttgtagtaggagctgtagTAGGTTCTGCAGTTGTAGTGGTAAAAAGAGATACAGTTGCTGTCGTATGAGCTGCAGTTGTCATAGGAGCTgctgttgtcgtaggagctgcagttgtcgtaggagctgcagttgtcgttgcaggtgttgctgttgtagaggtcgtaggagcttcagttgtagcTGTCGTAGAGGgtgtggttgttgtcggagctTCAGTTGTTGTAGTTGCTGTAGTTTTAGCTGTTtcaggagctacagttgttgtagtaggagctacagttgtaggTTCAGCTGCTGTAGTGCTCGTAAGAGCAAGTAATGTTGTAGTAGGATCTGCAGTTGTGCTTGTTGCTGTAGGTACAATGGTGGTTGTCGTAGTAGTTGCTGCAGTCATAGTGGTTGTAGGAGCTAAAgttgtagaaggtgctgcagttgaggttgtcgtaggagctgcagaAGTAGCtgttgtaggagctacagttgtcgtCGCTGGAGCTGCTTTTGTCGTCGTAGAAGCTGCTGATGTCGTAGGAACTTCAATTGTCATTGTAGGTGCtgtagttgtcgtagtaggtgctgcagttgtcgtagtaggtgttgCAGTTGTCGtagaaggtgctgcagttgtcgtagtaggtgtcgCAGTTGTCGTAGTAGATGTTGCAGTTGtcgtaggtgctgcagttgtcgtagtaggtgctgcagttgtcgtggATGCTGCTGTTGTCTTTGTAGGTgctacagttgtggttgtcgtagtaggttcaATTGTAGTTTTTGTCGCAGGTGCtccagttgtagttgttgtagtatcTACAGCTGTTGTAGTAAGAGCTGCCGTGGTTGTCGAAAGTGTTGCTGTTGTGGCTGTAGTAAAGGCTacagttgtagtaggagctgtagTAGGTTCTGCAGTTGTAGTGGTAAAAAGAGATACAGTTGTTGTCGTatgagctgcagttgtcgtaggagctgctgttgtcgtaggagctgctgttgtcgtaggagctgcagttgtcgttgcaggtgttgctgttgtagaggtcgtaggagcttcagttgtagcTGTCGtagttggtgtggttgttgtcggagctTCAGTTGTAGCTGTCGtagttggtgtggttgttgtcggagctTCAGTTGTTGTAGTTGCTGTAGTTTTAGCTGTTtcaggagctacagttgttgtagtaggagctacagttgtaggTTCAGCTGCTGTAGTGATCATAAGAGCAAGGATAGTTGTAGTAGGATCTGCAGTTGTGCTTGTTGCTGTAGGTGCAATGGTGGTTGTCGTAGTAGTTGCTGCAGTCATAGTGGTTGTAGGAGCTAAAGTTGTAGAAGGTTCTGCAGTTgaggttgtcgtaggagctgcagaAGAAGCtgttgtaggagctacagttgtcgtCGCTGGAGCTGCTTTTGTCGTCAGAGAAGCTGCTGAtgtcgtaggagctgcagttgttgtagtaggtgctgcagttgtcgtagtaggtgctgcagttgtcatagtaggtgctgcagttgtcgtagtaggtgctgcagttgtcgaagtaggtgctgcagttgtcgtagtaggtgtcgCAGTTGTGGTAGGCGCtgcagttgttgtagtaggtgctgcagttgtcgtggatgctgctgttgtctttgtaggtgctgcagttgtggttgtcgtagtaggtgcaaTTGAAGTTTCTGTCGCAGGTGCTCCAGTTGTAGTTGTAGTATCTAGAGCTGTTGTATTAAGAGCTGCCGTGGTTGTCGAAGGTGTTGCTGTTGTGGCTGTAGTAGGGGCTacagttgtagtaggagctgtagTAGGTTCTGCAGTTGTAGTGGTAAAAAGAGATACAGTTGTTGTCGTatgagctgcagttgtcgtaggagctgctgttgtcgtaggagctgcagttgtcgttgcaggtgttgctgttgtagaggtCATAGGAGCTTCAGTTGAAGCTGTCGTAGAGGgtgtggttgttgtcggagctTCAGTTGTAGCTGTCGtagttggtgtggttgttgtcggagctTCAGTTGTAGCTGTCTtagttggtgtggttgttgtcggagctTCAGTTGTTGTAGTTGCTGTAGTTTTAGCTGTTtcaggagctacagttgttgtagtaggagctacagttgtaggTTCAGCTGCTGTAGTGCTCGTAAGAGCAAGTAATGTTGTAGTAGGATCTGCAGTTGTGCTTGTTGCTGTAGGTGCAATGGTGGTTGTCGTAGTAGTTGCTGCAGTCATAGTGGTTGTAGGAGCTAAAgttgtagaaggtgctgcagttgaggttgtcgtaggagctgcagaAGTAGCtgttgtaggagctacagttgttgtcgCTGGAGCTGCTTTTGTCGTCAGAGAAGCTGCTGATgtcgtaggagcttcagttgtcatagtaggagctgcagttgtcgtagtaggtgctgcagttgtcgtagtaggtgctgcagttgtcgtagtaggtgctgcagttgtcgtagtaggtgctgcagttgtcgtagtaggtgctgcagttgtcgtagtaggtgctgcagttgtcgtagtaggtgctgcagttatcgtagtaggtgctgcagttgtcgtagtaggttctgcagttgtcgtagtaggtgctgcagttgtcgtagtaggtgctgcagttgtcgtaggtgctgcagttgtcgtagtaggtgctgcagttgtcgtagtaggtgctgcagttgtcgaagtaggtgctgcagttgtcgtagtaggtgctgcagttgtcgaagtaggtgctgcagttgtcgtagtaggtgtcgCAGTTGtcgtaggtgctgcagttgttgtagtaggtgcAGCAGTTGTCGTGGATGCTGCTGTTGTCTTTGTAGGTgctacagttgtggttgtcgtagtaggttcaATTGTAGTTTCTGTTGCAGGTGCTCCAGTTGTAGTTGTTATAGTATCTACAGCTGTTGTAGTAAGAGCTGCCGTGGTTGTCGAAGGTGTTGCTGTTGTGGCTGTAGTAAAGGCTACAGTTGTAGTAGAAGCTGTAGTAGGTTCTGCAGTTGTAGTGGTAAAAAGAGATACAGttgttgtcgtaggagctgcagttgtcgtaggagctgcagttgtcgttgAAGGTGTTGCTGTTTTAGAGgtcgtaggagcttcagttgtcatagtaggagctgcagttgtcgtagtaggtgctgcagttgtcgtagtaggtgctgcagttgtcgtagtaggtgctgcagttgtcgtagtaggtgctgcagttgtcgtagtaggtgctgcagttgtcgtagtaggtccTGCAGTTGTCGAAGTAGGTACTGCAGTTGTCGAAGTAGGTGCcgcagttgtcgtagtaggtgtcgCAGTAGGTGTCGCAGTGGTCTTTGTAGGTGCAGCAGTTGTCGTGGATGCTGCTGTTGTCTTTGTAGGTgctacagttgtggttgtcgtagtaggttcaATTGTAGTTTCTGTCGCAGGTCCtccagttgtagttgttgtagtatcTACAGCTGTTGTAGTAAGAGCTGCCGTGGTTGTCGAAGGTGTTGCTGTTGTGGCTGTAGTAGGGGCTacagttgtagtaggagctgtagTAGGTTCTGCAGTTGTAGTGGTAAAAAGAGATACAGTTGCTGTCGTatgagctgcagttgtcgtaggagctgctgttgtcgtaggagctgctgttgtcgtaggagctgcagttgtcgttgAAGGTGTTGCTGTTTTAGAGGTCGTAGGAACTTCAGTTGTcatagtaggagctgcagttgtcgtagtaggtgctgcagttgtcgtagtaggtgctgcagttgtcgtagtaggtgctgcagttgtcgtagtaggtgctgcagttgtcgtagtaggtgctgcagttgtcgtagtaggtacTGCAGTTGTCGAAGTAGGTGCcgcagttgtcgtagtaggtgccgcagttgtcgtagtaggtgttgCAGTAGGTGTCGCAGTGGTCTTTGTAGGTGCAGCAGTTGTTGTGGATGCTGCTGTTGTCTTTGTAGGTgctacagttgtggttgtcgtagtaggttcaATTGTAGTTTCTGTCGCAGGTCCtccagttgtagttgttgtagtatcTACAGCTGTTGTAGTAAGAGCTGCCGTGGTTGTCGAAGGTGTTGCTGTTGTGGCTGTAGTAGGGGCTacagttgtagtaggagctgtagTAGGTTCTGCAGTTGTAGTGGTAAAAAGAGATACAGTTGCTGTCGTATGAGCTGCAGTTGTCGTTGcaggtgttgctgttgtagaggtcgtaggagcttcagttgtagcTGTCGTAGAGGgtgtggttgttgtcggagctTCAGTTGTTGTAGTTGCTGTAGTTTTAGCTGTTtcaggagctacagttgttgtagtaggagctacagttgtaggTTCAGCTGCTGTAGTGCTCGTAAGAGCAAGTAATGTTGTAGTAGGATCTGCAGTTGTGCTTGTTGCTGTAGGTACAATGGTGGTTGTCGTAGTAGTTGCTGCAGTCATAGTGGTTGTAGGAGCTAAAgttgtagaaggtgctgcagttgaggttgtcgtaggagctgcagaAGTAGCtgttgtaggagctacagttgtcgtCGCTGGAGCTGCTTTTGTCGTCGTAGAAGCTGCTGATGTCGTAGGAACTTCAATTGTCATTGTAGGTGCtgtagttgtcgtagtaggtgctgcagttgtcgtagtaggtgttgCAGTTGTCGtagaaggtgctgcagttgtcgtagtaggtgtcgCAGTTGTCGTAGTAGATGTTGCAGTTGtcgtaggtgctgcagttgtcgtagtaggtgctgcagttgtcgtggATGCTGCTGTTGTCTTTGTAGGTgctacagttgtggttgtcgtagtaggttcaATTGTAGTTTCTGTCGCAGGTGCtccagttgtagttgttgtagtatcTACAGCTGTTGTAGTAAGAGCTGCCGTGGTTGTCGAAAGTGTTGCTGTTGTGGCTGTAGTAAAGGCTacagttgtagtaggagctgtagTAGGTTCTGCAGTTGTAGTGGTAAAAAGAGATACAGTTGTTGTCGTatgagctgcagttgtcgtaggagctgctgttgtcgtaggagctgctgttgtcgtaggagctgcagttgtcgttgcaggtgttgctgttgtagaggtcgtaggagcttcagttgtagcTGTCGtagttggtgtggttgttgtcggagctTCAGTTGTAGCTGTCGTAGAGGgtgtggttgttgtcggagctTCAGTTGTTGTAGTTGCTGTAGTTTTAGCTGTTtcaggagctacagttgttgtaataggagctacagttgtaggTTCAGCTGCTGTAGTGCTCGTAAGAGCAAGTAATGTTGTAGTAGGATCTGCAGTTTGTGCTTGTTGCTGTAGGTACAATGGTGGTTGTCGTAGTAGTTGCTGCAGTCATAGTGGTTGTAGGAGCTAAAgttgtagaaggtgctgcagttgaggttgtcgtaggagctgcagaAGTAGCtgttgtaggagctacagttgtcgtCGCTGGAGCTGCTTTTGTCGTCGTAGAAGCTGCTGATGTCGTAGGAACTTCAATTGTCATAGTAGGTGCtgtagttgtcgtagtaggtgctgcagttgtcgtagtaggtgctgcagttgtcgaaGTAGGTGCcgcagttgtcgtagtaggtgtcgCAGTTGtcgtaggtgctgcagttgttgtagtaggtgcAGCAGTTGTCGTGGATGCTGCTGTTGTCTTTGTAGGTgctacagttgtggttgtcgtagtaggttcaATTGTAGTTTCTGTTGCAGGTGCTCCAGTTGTAGTTGTTATAGTATCTACAGCTGTTGTAGTAAGAGCTGCCGTGGTTGTCGAAGGTGTTGCTGTTGTGGCTGTAGTAAAGGCTacagttgtagtaggagctgtagTAGGTTCTGCAGTTGTAGTGGTAAAAAGAGATACAGttgttgtcgtaggagctgcagttgtcgtaggagctgcagttgtcgttgCAGGTGTTGCAGTTTTAGAGgtcgtaggagcttcagttgtcatagtaggagctgcagttgtcgtagtaggtgctgcagttgtcgtagtaggtgctgcagttgtcgtagtaggtgctgcagttgtcgtagtaggtgctgcagttgtcgtggttggtgctgcagttgtcgtagtagtTGCTGCAGTTGTCATAGTAGGTGTCGCAGTTGTCGTAGTAAGTGtcgcagttgtcgtagtaggtgtcgCAGTTGTCGTAGGTGCTGCAGTTTttgtagtaggtgctgcagttgtcgtggattctgctgttgtctttgtaggtgctgcagttgtggttgttgtagtaGGTGCAATTGAAGTTTCTGTCGCAGGTGCTCCAGTTGTAGTTGTAGTATCTACAGCTGTTGTAGTAAAAGCTGCCGTGGTTGTCGAAGGTGTTGCTGTTGTGGCTGTAGTAGGGGCTACAGTTGTAGTAGGAA is part of the Salmo trutta chromosome 34, fSalTru1.1, whole genome shotgun sequence genome and encodes:
- the LOC115173171 gene encoding mucin-5AC-like; this encodes MTIEVPTTSAASTTTKAAPATTTVAPTTATSAAPTTTSTAAPSTTLAPTTTMTAATTTTTTIVPTATSTTADPTTTLLALTSTTAAEPTTVAPTTTTVAPETAKTTATTTTEAPTTTTPSTTATTEAPTTSTTATPATTTAAHTTATVSLFTTTTAEPTTAPTTTVAPTTATTATPSTTTAALTTTAVDTTTTTTGGPATETTIEPTTTTTTVAPTKTTAASTTTAAPTKTTATPTATPTTTTAAPTTTTAAPTSTTAVPTTTTAAPTTTTAAPTTTTAAPTTTTAAPTTTTAAPTTTTAAPTMTTEVPTTSKTATPSTTTAAPTTTAAPTTTAAPTTTAAHTTATVSLFTTTTAEPTTAPTTTVAPTTATTATPSTTTAALTTTAVDTTTTTTGGPATETTIEPTTTTTTVAPTKTTAASTTTAAPTKTTATPTATPTTTTAAPTSTTAVPTSTTAGPTTTTAAPTTTTAAPTTTTAAPTTTTPSTTTAAPTTTAAPTTTTL
- the LOC115173667 gene encoding mucin-5AC-like, producing the protein MTAATTTTTTIAPTATSTTADPTTTLLALTSTTAAEPTTVAPTTTTVAPETAKTTATTTTEAPTTTTPTKTATTEAPTTTTPTTTATTEAPTTTTPSTTASTEAPMTSTTATPATTTAAPTTTAAPTTTAAHTTTTVSLFTTTTAEPTTAPTTTVAPTTATTATPSTTTAALNTTALDTTTTTGAPATETSIAPTTTTTTAAPTKTTAASTTTAAPTTTTAAPTTTATPTTTTAAPTSTTAAPTTTTAAPTMTTAAPTTTTAAPTTTTAAPTTSAASLTTKAAPATTTVAPTTASSAAPTTTSTAEPSTTLAPTTTMTAATTTTTTIAPTATSTTADPTTTILALMITTAAEPTTVAPTTTTVAPETAKTTATTTTEAPTTTTPTTTATTEAPTTTTPTTTATTEAPTTSTTATPATTTAAPTTTAAPTTTAAPTTTAAHTTTTVSLFTTTTAEPTTAPTTTVAFTTATTATLSTTTAALTTTAVDTTTTTTGAPATKTTIEPTTTTTTVAPTKTTAASTTTAAPTTTTAAPTTTATSTTTTATPTTTTAAPSTTTATPTTTTAAPTTTTTAPTMTIEVPTTSAASTTTKAAPATTTVAPTTATSAAPTTTSTAAPSTTLAPTTTMTAATTTTTTIVPTATSTTADPTTTLLALTSTTAAEPTTVAPTTTTVAPETAKTTATTTTEAPTTTTPSTTATTEAPTTSTTATPATTTAAPTTTAAPTTTAAPMTTAAHTTATVSLFTTTTAEPTTAPTTTVAPTTATTATPSTTTAALNTTALDTTTTTGAPATETSIAPTTTTTTAAPTKTTAAST